A part of Aquibium oceanicum genomic DNA contains:
- a CDS encoding class I SAM-dependent methyltransferase, whose product MSGTASKTLFHPFETEALAAPAGTRAIFLGAAPGFRPPSDFGSHLDAVQGFRPDFLALKREGANVRPEAEGRDYDLALILLDRHRGQNEAWLREALGRTRPGATIAVAGTKQDGVDSFRKRVSGEVTIDRLSKHHGVVFWFSRPADADLEGSDLMRDPDPTLVEGRFHTAPGMFSHDRIDPASRLLAENLPLTIAGRVADFGAGWGYLSSEVLARDGGITGLDLFEVDFASLEAAKRNLAEAGASLPKGFFWRDLLQEKVERNYDFIVMNPPFHQGRAAEPGIGQGMIRAASAALKPGGRLFLVANRGLPYEAALASGFAASGETCRDDRFKVLWAKR is encoded by the coding sequence ATGTCCGGCACTGCTTCCAAGACCCTCTTTCATCCCTTCGAGACCGAAGCGCTCGCCGCCCCGGCGGGGACGCGCGCCATCTTCCTTGGAGCCGCTCCCGGCTTTCGACCGCCCTCCGACTTCGGTTCGCACCTCGATGCCGTGCAGGGATTTCGTCCGGATTTCCTGGCGCTGAAGCGGGAAGGCGCCAACGTGCGGCCTGAGGCGGAGGGACGGGACTACGACCTGGCGCTGATCCTTCTCGACCGGCACAGGGGCCAAAACGAAGCCTGGCTGCGCGAGGCCTTGGGCAGGACGAGGCCCGGCGCGACGATCGCGGTTGCCGGTACCAAACAGGACGGCGTGGACAGTTTTCGAAAGCGCGTTTCCGGCGAAGTGACGATCGACCGCCTGTCGAAGCATCACGGGGTGGTCTTCTGGTTCTCCCGGCCGGCGGACGCCGACCTTGAAGGGTCGGATCTCATGCGCGATCCCGACCCGACGCTCGTGGAGGGTCGCTTCCACACCGCGCCCGGCATGTTCTCGCACGACCGGATCGATCCGGCGTCGCGGCTGCTGGCGGAAAACCTGCCGCTGACGATCGCCGGCCGCGTCGCCGATTTCGGCGCGGGATGGGGCTATCTTTCGAGCGAGGTGCTGGCGCGCGACGGCGGGATCACGGGGCTCGATCTCTTCGAGGTGGACTTCGCTTCGCTGGAGGCGGCCAAACGGAATCTTGCAGAGGCCGGAGCGTCCTTACCGAAGGGCTTCTTCTGGCGCGACCTCTTGCAGGAGAAGGTGGAGCGGAATTACGATTTCATCGTGATGAACCCGCCGTTCCATCAGGGAAGGGCGGCGGAACCGGGGATCGGCCAGGGGATGATCCGCGCCGCGTCGGCGGCGCTCAAACCGGGAGGGCGTCTATTCCTGGTGGCGAACCGGGGGCTGCCCTACGAGGCGGCGCTGGCCAGCGGTTTTGCCGCCTCCGGCGAAACCTGCCGCGACGACCGATTCAAGGTGTTGTGGGCGAAGCGCTGA
- the fabI gene encoding enoyl-ACP reductase FabI, which translates to MQDLMKGKRGLVMGVANDHSLAWGIARRLREQGAEMAFTYQGEAFGRRVKPLAEEVGAKLILPCDVEDGASIDSVFDALKTEWGGMDFIVHAIGFSDKNELKGRYADTTRENFVRTMVISCFSFTEVARRSAELMQSGGAMLTLTYAGSMRVMPNYNVMGVAKAGLEASVRYLANDFGPGGIRVNAISAGPVRTLAGAGISDARHMFSYQARNSPLRRTVNIDEVGGSALYLLSDLASGVTGEVHYVDSGYHIVSMPVLDQLKKLE; encoded by the coding sequence ATGCAGGACCTGATGAAAGGCAAGCGCGGGCTCGTCATGGGCGTCGCGAACGACCATTCGCTCGCCTGGGGCATCGCCCGGCGCCTGCGCGAGCAGGGCGCCGAGATGGCCTTCACCTACCAGGGCGAGGCCTTCGGTCGCCGCGTGAAGCCGCTGGCGGAGGAAGTCGGCGCGAAGCTGATCCTGCCTTGCGACGTCGAGGACGGCGCTTCCATCGATTCCGTCTTCGACGCCCTGAAGACCGAGTGGGGCGGCATGGATTTCATCGTCCATGCGATCGGCTTCTCGGACAAGAACGAGCTCAAGGGCCGCTACGCCGACACCACGCGCGAGAACTTCGTGCGCACCATGGTGATCTCGTGTTTCTCCTTCACCGAGGTGGCACGCCGGTCGGCGGAGCTGATGCAGTCCGGCGGCGCGATGCTGACCCTCACCTATGCCGGCTCGATGCGCGTCATGCCGAACTACAACGTCATGGGCGTCGCCAAGGCTGGCCTCGAGGCGAGCGTCCGCTATCTCGCCAACGATTTTGGGCCCGGCGGCATCCGCGTCAACGCGATCTCCGCCGGCCCCGTGCGCACGCTCGCCGGCGCCGGCATCAGCGACGCGCGCCACATGTTCTCCTACCAGGCGCGCAATTCGCCGCTGCGCCGCACGGTCAACATCGACGAGGTCGGCGGATCGGCGCTCTACCTGCTTTCGGATCTCGCGAGCGGCGTCACCGGCGAGGTCCACTACGTCGACAGCGGCTATCACATCGTATCGATGCCGGTGCTCGATCAGTTGAAGAAGCTGGAATGA
- a CDS encoding putative bifunctional diguanylate cyclase/phosphodiesterase, which translates to MQPVKNPNRSPLFRLITIASAGLGSLIIGLWAFELGLGGNLREMPPQMIGGVIAALCALAAAGTALSFFAGVDESASFVFQETQVDKLSGFHSRTAMIGKIAEAAIATVRSGEPVYMIDVDIDRFKQINDAIGYSQGDQLIRAFSRRLKKSLPDGVVLGRIGAGEFAVLVPESKVVDRIDRMIDRLIDEMTKPYRLPTHQQTVNLSAGLVALPKDGNDPVMLLRRSNLALQNARASGIGGWAVFSSEMGQVAEHRQWIESELHAAFQRGDFDLHYQPQMDLMKGRIVGYEALLRWNHPERGAISPMEFVPIAEETGMIGPIGEWVLHKACEDARILPDDCFVAVNISPVQFMTKDFVRYVRSVLEKTGLDASRLELEVTETAMMQDKERAAAILRELSELGISVAVDDFGTGYSNLSYLMDFTFQKLKIDKSFVSRIEKDNGGAVVSTIVGLSRALGVHTIAEGVETEDQATLLRAAGCDVFQGYLYGKPAPLVIRDGEAIEVRRVAVH; encoded by the coding sequence ATGCAGCCAGTGAAGAATCCGAATCGGTCGCCGCTTTTCAGGTTGATCACGATCGCCAGTGCGGGTCTGGGCAGCCTGATCATCGGGCTGTGGGCGTTCGAGCTCGGACTTGGCGGGAACCTGCGGGAAATGCCCCCGCAGATGATCGGCGGCGTCATCGCCGCGCTTTGCGCCCTGGCGGCCGCCGGTACCGCGCTTTCCTTCTTCGCGGGCGTGGACGAATCCGCCAGCTTCGTCTTCCAGGAAACCCAGGTCGACAAGCTCTCCGGCTTTCATTCCCGCACCGCCATGATCGGCAAGATCGCCGAAGCCGCCATCGCGACCGTGCGCAGCGGCGAACCCGTCTACATGATCGACGTCGACATCGACCGGTTCAAGCAGATCAACGATGCGATCGGCTACAGCCAGGGCGACCAGCTCATTCGCGCCTTTTCGCGCCGGCTGAAGAAGAGCCTTCCCGACGGTGTCGTCCTGGGGCGCATCGGCGCCGGCGAGTTCGCCGTTCTCGTGCCGGAAAGCAAGGTCGTGGATCGCATCGACCGGATGATCGACCGGCTCATCGACGAGATGACCAAGCCCTACCGCCTTCCCACGCACCAGCAGACGGTCAACCTGTCGGCCGGCCTGGTGGCGCTGCCGAAGGACGGAAACGACCCGGTCATGCTTCTTCGCCGCTCGAACCTCGCGCTCCAGAACGCGCGCGCCTCCGGCATCGGCGGCTGGGCAGTGTTCAGCTCCGAGATGGGACAGGTGGCCGAGCACCGCCAGTGGATCGAGTCCGAACTGCACGCGGCCTTCCAGCGTGGCGATTTCGACCTTCACTACCAGCCGCAGATGGACCTCATGAAAGGCCGCATCGTCGGCTATGAGGCGCTGCTGCGCTGGAACCACCCCGAGCGCGGCGCAATCTCCCCGATGGAATTCGTGCCGATCGCCGAGGAAACCGGCATGATCGGCCCGATCGGCGAATGGGTGCTGCACAAGGCCTGCGAGGACGCCAGGATCTTGCCGGACGACTGCTTCGTCGCGGTCAACATCTCGCCCGTCCAGTTCATGACCAAGGATTTCGTCCGCTACGTCCGTTCCGTTCTCGAAAAGACCGGCCTCGACGCCAGCCGTCTCGAGCTGGAAGTCACCGAGACGGCGATGATGCAGGACAAGGAGCGCGCCGCCGCGATCCTGCGCGAGCTCTCCGAACTCGGCATCTCGGTCGCCGTCGACGATTTCGGCACCGGCTATTCCAACCTGTCCTACCTGATGGACTTCACCTTCCAGAAGCTGAAGATCGACAAGTCCTTCGTCAGCCGCATCGAGAAGGACAATGGCGGCGCCGTCGTCTCGACGATCGTCGGGCTGTCGCGGGCGCTCGGCGTCCACACCATCGCCGAGGGCGTGGAGACGGAGGACCAGGCGACGCTGCTGCGTGCTGCCGGTTGCGACGTCTTCCAGGGCTATCTCTACGGAAAGCCCGCGCCGCTCGTCATCCGCGACGGCGAGGCGATCGAAGTGCGGCGCGTAGCAGTGCACTGA